In Podarcis raffonei isolate rPodRaf1 chromosome 11, rPodRaf1.pri, whole genome shotgun sequence, the sequence CCTTTTGATTTCGAAGAGGAAGCAGACAAATAATTTTAACAGTTTTAGAAAATACCTTAACAGCTGCAGCTTTTAAATTGCAGAAATGGAGAGGACAGTGTCTGAGATAAAATTAATGACACATAATTACTTTGTAGACTAAAAGGTCTCATTGTATTGGGACTTTCCATTCATATTAATTCTTTGAATTGGTAGGGAATTGTGTGTGTCTCCTGCACAATTGAGTACTTACGTAGTCCAGGCTAGTGCTAATCATTTCCCATCCAGGCTTTGCTGCCAGAACAGTCAATGCTGTAACATTGCTTTCGATTTTGTCTGCCTAAAACACAAAGCAAGGTAGTAACCAAtgagggaaaatgtacaaagcaCAGAAATTCCTATAATTTCTGGAATTTGGTTGCAAAACAAAtattgtgttctctctctctctcctcttgaaAAAGACAGTGTCTGAACTGAACCTTTTCAACAGTAGGAGTATAACTCTTATGATGATCAAGGTCATTCTGTTTAAAAGGAGACTAATTTGTGGCTGTGTACACATGGCATGTGTAAAAAGCATATgccttctctcaaagaattctgggaactgtagttggttaagagtgctgggaattgtaattctgtgagatttaaactacagcttccagaattgtatgtgtgtgctttaaatgtattgtgtgtataCAGCTATGTTTCACTGATCAATTAAACCAGGAGTAGACAGCCTATGGTCCCTGGCCTAATTCCCATGTGTGGCAAGAAAAGGAAAGATGAGGAGGAAGGGTTGTGGTGGCAGGaaaaaagagggaaaaggagTGGTCCGGTTCCACTTAATGCCAATATATGGCCAAATTTCTATGACTTGTTATAGGAAATATCCCAGATATTCTCCTATAATTCTGATTATAATTAAATATCAGGAGACagtaaacaaagaaaaatacaatcaTCATACACCCAATTTTTGACATTTAGGGTCATACACTTAATCCCTTAATGTATATTATATATGCAAATTTTACTGATGTTACCTGATTGCCTCTGTCCCAGAAATCAAGTGTGCAATTGTTTTCCTGCTTCAAAAGAATGTATTTCCTGTAGTTGATACAATGCGGAAAGAAGGCCAAAAGTAAGCTTAGGAAATCCTCAGGGGGGAATTCATTGTTGAGCAATTTGACTGTgctgtcagcacaagcatttctggttACTACATGGAACCACCtcctccatgtgctgttctggggtttgTCCCGAACCAAACACCCGCACCCCAAGTCAATTAGGAAAACCCCGTTGCACTAACAGGATTCGTTGCACTGGCTCCTACTAGTGCAACTGTTTAAAACTTCTTAAAATTCCCCAAGTTATATAAAAATGTCAAATCGATATAGCATTCACTCTTCCAAATATGCTGCAGCTAGCAAATGCTTAGTTTTTATAATTTGCAACAATCAGAACTAGGGTTGCCAGGTCCTTGTCTGGAGATTTGCCAGGTGTAGTTAACTAAAATTCAAGGATAACCATTGTGCGGATGACAGAGGGGATGGGAACGGGTTCACATAAACTAGCCCCGCCCTTGACCTTGTGATGGTTGGCTCTTTTGTACATATAAGCTATAAATGCATAGACTCCACATATGCAATCTGCGTCCTGCAAAACTAGGGTTGTATCAAATTTAATTATACTCggactcttcttctttggcgatcactcgtagctgagtaagattgtcttccatgaacacggtcttaacagtgagtccaattttggatccatacatccttccacagtgggggcataggtTTCCGGGTAAGAGTTGATCAAGGTGAGGATTTGCCAACTGTTCCATCCTCATAGGACGTTTTTCACTTTCAttctgagttcaagcgtcttcaaagtctacgttacaggtaggtagccgtgttggtctgctgtagttgaaacaaaattaaaaaattccttccagtagcaccttagagaccaactaagtttgttattggtatgagctttcatgtgcatgcacacttcttcagatacactgaaacagaagtcaccagaccatgacacctttggtaaagactgttctccaattagAACGCCCGCAGACcaatgtttcccaattgtcggtgtttatactacatttttttagatttgccttgagaaagtctataaacctctttgttgaccaccagcattacgctttccatttttaagttcagaatagagtagttgctttggaagactataatcaggcatctgaacaacatgaccagtccaacgaagttgatgttgaagaatcattgcttcgacacgtgatctttgcttcttccagtacactgacattagttcacctgtcttcccaagtgatatgtaatttTTTCCCCAGAGAtgccattgatggaatcttttgaggagatggagaaggcgttttaagtggtccatgtttcacaagcatacagtaaggttggtagtgcaaTAGCTTTGTTAAcatgcattttggtttccctgcgaatgtcccgatcctcaaacactctgcacttcagtcaggagaaagctgcacttacagagctcaggcaatgctggattttggcatcagtgtcggctcttgtggaaagataactgcccaggtaggagaagtgatcaacaaatagatccactggaattaatggactTAAATTGGTCATGAGTATGGTTGATGTTGGTTACAACCCTAGTTATCTACAAGGGGTTCTTAAATGCTCTAAGGCACTGAGATAGGACACAGGCACTTTACTTCCCAATTTTTCCTCCACCAGCATGGGAAAAGATTACCCAGCATAACACTTATGGTAGGAGACAAGAGTTCCACCTGCTACTTTCTGTTATATTGCCTTGGAACATTAAAGCTGTCATCTCCAGACAAGGTGCAACAATCCTGCTCAAACATCAAATTGTTCATTAAAACAGACTTCTTTACCAGAGCTTATTAAACACAACATGTTATGGACATGCATGTCTGGAAAAAGTTAGGAAAAATCCTAACTATACCCTCACTCCCATAACAATCCCACATGGAGGAAGAGATTCCAGAATCTGTTGTGTTCAAAGCCGGATTTATATCACATTACTGTACACCAAAATGATTTTGTGTACAATCTGTGAGGAACATCTCATGCACTGATGTTTTCTGTTGACATTTCACAAACCAAACATGATCAGCTCTACAATAACAGCTGAGAAATAACATCAGCTGTACTGTTAATGGCATTTTAAACATTTATGCTGTCTTTGGGGCTTACTTACTGTACCTGGCTAATCTAATTTTCTTCCGTGCAATAGCTCCATGATATCGCCTTAAACCATCCTTTGCAATAACaaagcaagaaaaaataataattagttaTAAATTTTACATTGTAGTTTTGCTAATTTTCAGAATAGCGGACAGATTGAATATAACaagctttttttaaagagcataaCACAGACTTTACTGTGAAGCCAACCATCTAAATAAAATGTCTAAGTTAACTACAATACTGTCTGAAAAGTATCATTCTGGTTTTTCTTAGGATCACAAAACTACTACAAGTCCTTTTACCTGAGACTGGCAGAGTATTTCAGTCCTTGGCTATGAGGTCAATAATCGTCTTCTAGATGAAATATTAATCCAAAGCACTTTAGAATTAGTGCCCCTTATGGGACAAAaatgatttatatatttttcatcTTACAAAACTCAAATAAATATTCACTTCTCCTACTGGTATACTATCCATTTAATAATTTCTAAATTAATAATCTGATTATCTTGTTTATGTATACAGTTGTTCTCtcactatttttttaaaggttcacCTTTGTAATAGATTTGACTCTGGGGAAGGTAATAAGTTCTCCATGTTCATTTacagcattaaaaattaaaaaggcacTGTTGATATGCCGAGCTTGGCCTTTGGCCCATTCCTCACAATTGAAGGCCTCAACACGAACTCCAACTTCAATGCTGAAAAAGAAGAGCTTTCAGTTAATTTAGCAGCTGGGGTGCGACAGATGCCGCACCCAATTACAGTATACAGAGAAGCTAcaagctgttttttttaaaaggaggaaataaattattataccTGCCATATTATACAGGTGAGCCTAAGCTCCATTGATCTAAATAGGGCATTTCTGTGCAGACATGCATGGGATTGGACTCCAACCCTATGTATACTTTTATATTTCTTGATCTCTAAAGTACATCAGATGTTAGTTAGGCTCTCACACCAAATGTTATGACATGACATACAACTTCCTATTCTGTGATGAGATTTACTGATTTGCTAAGGTCTGTTACTACCGGGCTAGGATAACGCATAATAACTGGTCAAAGGGAATGCGTATGAATAATGGAGCATACATACAAGAAACTACAATCTCCAGTTGTTGTAGAATAAACAGAGGGGAAATATCTGAATATGAATTTTTAATACTTATGTTCTTGTTAGTGTAACACAGAATGGTATAATTTCAAACTACCAGGGCTTTTCCCCCCCACttggaactcgctggaactcagtcttggcacctctcaggtggggaccattgccattataagagaacaagtgagGAGTTTGTGGTGacttctggcacctattttttctagaaaaacagcactgcaaactacattttaatttttatattcttTATGCAAATTGAAACTGAAGCATTTTAGACCACACAGTAGCATTAAGATAGAGACAAGCTTATTACCTTTTCTGAAAAGTATTGTTAACTATAGCATTGAAAACCAGGCGGTCACCAACAGTTGAAGGTCCCCGGAATTTAAACATATCTACAGATTTCAAAGTCGGATGCAGCCTACACAGGCGACTGAAAGAGGAAAAAGGAAAGtaaattaaaatacatatattatcGTGCTATTTCTTTTCATATCAATGCAACATTTCAGTATTTCTATGCAACAAACTAAATCTATAAAATGGAAATTCCAAGTTTATAGCTTATACTGGTTTTAATAAAGGTTTGGGAGTAGAAACATTCTCTTCAGTTGGAACTTGAGGCATTTGAGAATTGTGGTTTCCGGTATCTGTATCTATTatttaaaggggggagggggggactgtTTGGCTTAGCTCTTCCATACAttaagtgctatttttcttcattcattcgttcattcatttatttgatgaatcATTTCCCATGAAACATCTCAAATCGATTTACAGTATAATGAGGTATATAAGAcagttacatatataaaaacagttaaaaacaattgagTACAgaaacaatttcttaaaaaaattataaacacTGGTATTTCTTTGCCTGTTTTGTCTGCCTCTCAATATATTGCTGCCAAACACATCACGGGTGGAGGGATGAGGGTCTGTGCCAATGTTTGGGCACCAGGTGCCATTCTGAATCAAGGAGGCAGACCCAAATGTGACTTTGGTGTGACTGCACCCATTTGGGGGCATAGGTCTGGCCACCCCTCAAGGTATTGTTGCTGAACTCTGCACAAAGGTTCTTGAGGTTAGTATATTCATTGAAGTTTGGACACTAAGTGCAATTTTGAATCGAGATGGTGAAATGAAACATGACTTTGTAGTGACTTCACTTGATTTTTGATGTGATGGGTCCAAACTCAAAAAAAACactcaattttttttcaaaaaacaaggttttttttagtttctaaaacaatcccaggcagtgCTAGGCTCACTAGTCCCTATAtatgaaagggggaaaaattaagtCCTTGTGTGAGTTTATTTTAACAGCatgaatcttttaaaaagaatttgctGAGAATTAGGTATTGTTTTGTTGTGGTGGTGTTGTAGGGCTGAAATTTCTTCCTAACCTTTGCTTAGCTTAGAGATAAtactgttttgcaccattattTATCTTTAGCCTTAACTCAATTACCCTTTATGATGTACCAGAATTGTTAAGCGTGCACAATTATCTGTTTCTAATTAATTGAATTGTGCatctttataatgcattcaaattaCTTTGGTTTTCATTAGGAATAATTTGCTCCTCCTATTTAAATTGCTAAATATCTCATTTGCAATACAACAATAAAGATAGAAGCAGATTAATGTCAAGAACGGAGGTGTAAATGTGTAGATGAAGTTTGCAATCTTTTTTCACTGTTAGGCCTAAACCTGATATTATTTTGCTAGAAAGGTAAGCCCATATTTTTACAGACATGGTGTACCTGAAAGACCAAATCTCATTCTAGCAGATTGCTGTTGAGTTCAGCATCGACACTGCTTGGTTAGTATCACAGTATTTaaagaggatatatatatatatataaaccctgTTTGAGCATATATTCAGTTTGTTCTTTGAGTACTGCTTGCTTTTATAAACCTCATTCTCATTCCTTGTAAGCCTGTGGTCATAGCAACTCTAACTGGCACCTTCAAAGGTCAAATctaattgtaagttgttttacaaaagctttgCAGCAAGGTCAGCTATTTGTCAAGCAAAATAGATAGCTCTCTGTCACTGTTTAGCACTGTTTCTCCTACATTTTGGCTCATCACTTTTAAGtgcaaaaaagaaatattttcagCGTCTGATGTGTTATTTTGCTGCAGCTAAACCCAACTTCCATTCTTCTGGACCAGATTTATTGCAGAGTTATTTGGGAACCAtttatagatacagatatataaaTGAGGTTGTGTGCTTACATATAAATGCCGCTCACTTGGGTCGTTGGTGTTATGACCGTGTAAAACCTGTGACAGATTTGCAATTTTAATAAAATGAGCTGTTTATCCAGTAACAAAGGAAAGCCAGTTATTATTGGTATAACTTCAGGTTACAAATCAGAGCTACATGAATAATGAATGGGAATGACACATCCAGCACCCTGGCAATGAATCAGGCCCACTGGTGTGTGAAGGGAATTCTAATAGAAATTCTtgtctcacacacacaaagagagagagagctacatGTACCAAGCAACAGGGGGATGATGGAATTCTCTGCGTGATTAGATGAACATTAAACTAGTAGACAAAGAGAAAGAAACCTTGCATTTCTCACTAGGCCTGCCCAGTAACGTGTAACACGGAAGGATGCTGAATAAAAAAATGGTACCTTGCTGAAATAACGGCCACTGTCTCCATCCAAGCCATAATTTGGCCACCAAATGTATTTCCTTGATGATTGGCATGCGGAGGCAAGACAAGTTCAGTGCTCTGCACATGGGTGAGATCTGTGGAAATTGCACCTTCTCCTTGATTGCAAACTTGTTCTGAAATGTATGAAGTGAATAGCCAAGGATGTTAGTGAAATGACAGACCAGTCCAATTATACTGTGGCTGCCACTGCCCTATGTCTTAGTAATAAAGCAGCTTCACTGAAATCAGCAGGGTGACTTTGTAAGGTATGTATCCCATAAGACAATTCCAAAAGAGTTTATGGCTGTTATGAGAGCATAGAATACAGGTAATGTCAGGCTAGTTGGTTGACCCTGTTCTCTAATACTGTCAGGCTAAAATTCATACTATGTGAGCTTATTAGAATTTGGATCATATAAATATATGTTTTAAAGACAGAAATTGGACTACAGGTCTATTTAATACCCATAATTCAACAGGGGAAGGAGGAATCTGTCTTCCAGGATGAAGAGATCTCTAGCAAAGCAggatctttatatttcaaaaaaaataaaaaaatgccaaTCATGCTAATCTGTCACATGATCCCACTTGACCTGAATTAAGTGTTTGGCTTCTGCCCCACTTACATCTGTTTTATAACCCCTGTGTTGTAGCTTGGATTCATCTGAGCGCTTTGCACTTTGGACCTACTTATCAAGTTGTACAATTTGTATTTAGAAGACAAATTCCACCTTGCTTCGTGAACTTTGTGGATGTTTCATGGAAAGCAATCTTAGCACAAGATAATTTAACACTTTACTTTTTTTGCTCTTTGTCACTGTTAAGCCAGTGCTGGCTATGGTAGTGTGTTTTAAGGAGAAAAACTGCTTTACAGTGTCACAgtgtgctgcttcttctttttttaaaacatgagCATGTGCAGTTCCATAGGTTGAAATGTCCTATATTGATTTCATCTGGTCCAGGGTTTTCCAATCTTGGGACTCCAActacttttggactacagttcccatcatccctgaccactgtttctgctagctaggtatgatgggagttgcagtcccaaaacagctggagacccaagtttgggtacCCCTGATCTAGTCTAAGATAATTGCTAAAACTATGCATCCTGCCCAAAAGGACTTTGTAAGTTTTAAAGGTTATGAGTGCAAAACATTTTCCAACATGGATAGTTTAAGTTTATGGAAACAACACTACAGTATATGCAACCACGTTGGGCCATTAGCAAATTAGCATAATACCAAATGGACTCACCATTTATGCATTTCTGCCACACCCACCTCCCTGCTGCCCTACACCTCCTGCTACTAGTAAACAACAGTGACCCATGTACTGGGACGCTAGTGTTGCAGATCTACCCCACCTTCTGACCAAAGTGAGGGGGCAGATGGTAGGGGAGGGGTGTGAACAACAGAAGCAGACTGAgaatacacacaaacaaaaatgtgcGTCTGAGTGATGAGCTCAAGGCACTTTGTATGCGTAGCTAACTTTTATTGGGATCTAATGTGGAATAGGAGATCTGTATGCTCTACTTTGTACTCTATTTGTCAATAAACCAAATATTATAAAATGCCTTAAGTTTCCAGAGATAGGAAACTCCATAGGAACCCAATCTGGATAATGCTTCCCTGAAACTCCTCACCACTTGGAAATGGGAAGAACACAGCAATGTTTTAGCTGTCCCCCATGTCATTATCTTCCAGGATCTAATTTAAGACATACTTGTTTGTTCCATTGGCACATAGCTGGACTGGTGTTCAATAGTCCAGGTGTTGCAGTCTGCTGCACTGTGTTTCATTGCTGATATTGGTTTGAATTATATGGTTTGAATTATATCTTATGCTGACCTCATTTTAATGGTTATTGTGAGGCCCCCTAGATACCTACGGGTGGAAGGGTAGGAtacaagaataataaaaaattctAATGACTGACCACTATTCATGCCACATTCTTCCACCAGGTTCTTACAGACGCGTTCATGATCCAGTCGGATTTTTCTTCTCTCAGCAGCCAGGGTGTGCTCGAGAGAATCCTGTGCAGTGACGAACTCCACTGGTTTTAAATCAACCTGAAcaaattaagattttttaaaaaggattgtaAAAGTAaattctacttttattttattattttattttattacctaCCCTTTACCCTAAGTTCTCAGGGTGAGTTATTTACAAgtgaaaatacagcattaaaagcaGTTTTAAACTTACAATAAAAAATGCAACCACAAACAACAGTGTGGGTCCTGAAAATATCCTGAAAATACAGTATACATTTCAGGTGTCAAAGCCCTGGGTAAAGAGGTGCGTCTTCATTATCTGAACAACAGCAAAGTCTGCACCTCATTCTGCCACTTTTGTATTAAGCTGCATTAATAATTGATAAGAAGAGATAACATACCAACAGTATCTTGACATGCATTTGCTCACATTCCGGATTTACCAAATGttggttatttatttacacactggcggaggaagaggagtgcggggggaatGCACTGTCCCCGGCagtgcgatcccggtggggtggcATCGCGGCTGTCCCCCGCCCacgctgggcaccatgcccccacaggtggcgtgccacgcccccaggacgcacaccagccccgcccccacctgctctccgccccccggtgccagagtatttacacacacagatacacacatcTTAAAATCAACCTAAACTAAAATTTGTCTCAGAAAACAGAACTAGAAATGCAATGCGTAGCAGGCACTGAATGCAATGAAATTGTGGCACTTCCCCTAGCTAGCCCACTGTCAAATTACCGCAGTAAAAGTTTCTGATGCATGTTTGCCCACTACAATTCTTCAGCGGTGCTACTACTCTGCTGTCAGACAAACAATATTAGTACAAATTATGTAAGGGTAAGCTGCCATGAACACCACAATTTGCTTTACAGACCATTCTGGAATCCACGTAAACAAAGGAGCATTTTTGAACGAAATACATCACCTTGCCATTATGTACTGGTTTTGCCACGTATGTAGAGAAAGCCACACAAATCAGTTTTTGGAAGGTGGTAAGAGGATCTTGCAATGTAACTTTGACACCAACCTACATGCAAATAGAAACAACACCACCAGATTACTAGGAGTTATATAATTTAGAACTGGTTTATGTAATAATACTAGCACTCCCTTCATCTTAATAAAGAGCTGAGCTCACCAACTGGTTTCATAATTATGTTATTATCTCCATTGCTTCCCAAGTGtcttaacagtacaatcctatgttacatctactactactaataataataatgaatttattatttataccccacccatctggctgagtttccccagccactctgggtggcttggctcccaacagaatattcaaaacacaataaaacatcaaacattaaaaacttccctaaacagggctgccttcagaggtcttctaaaagtcagatagttgtttacttccttgacatctgacaggagggcattccacagggcgggtgccactactgagacggccctctgcctggttccctgtaacctcacttctcacagtgagggaaccgccagaaggccctcagagctggacctcagtgtccagactgaatgatgggggttgagacgctccttcaggtaaactggaGTTCGGTTTGGATGCTCAGAGATACCTACTGAGTTCAGCGGGACCTATTCTCTGCTAAGTGCGTGCAGTACTGTAAACCTAAGTAGAAGTGCTGATTCTATAAAACGTTGATGGGTGGCTAAttttaaagggggtggggtgctGAAAGGAGGGAGGAAACACTTGGGCCATTTTCAGtcaatatttattgatttattaaatttatatcctgcctttcctctaaggagctgaaGAAGAATACAGTACATGGTTCTCCATATTCTCACAGcatcctgtgaggttggttagactGAGACTGGTGCAAGGTCTTCCAGCAAGCTTTGAATTGACTGAGGATTTGAATCAAGGTCTCTTCAGTCCTGGTCCAACCCTCTAAACATTACATCACACTGGAGCTCTTTATAGCTTTTATAGTCTTTGTCGTGCATGACTAAACCCCATAAAGACTAATATAGACTTGAGGGCACATTTTGAACTGATAAGCCTGCAGATGTTCTGTATTTATGAACTTTTTCATTCAGTTTCAGTGCTCAACTCTTTAACAAACTGTTGGAACAAAATGTTTTGAGAAAGAAGAatgtaaacatttaaaaattagcAGTGTACTGTGGCAGATACCGGTTCACTTGAAAGAGAAGCCAGAGGTAGTTCTGCATAAAGAGTACAAGtgtttgtgaaatatactcagagtcgcaaagtgatttcatgctctttattcagctcatagtggtgaggaggaatgaatgaatgtcccctcaaagtatctgctttatatacattatttacacaatgggctgcacatgattggctcattctggaattctactgtaagccaatcaggttgtggattcacttatatctggagcatgattgggtggttcctgccaaccaatcatactgctgcattgttctaggaccaatcagactgctgcattctgaatcctattgttctaggaccaatcagactgctgcagtttggatcctattcaactcagtacataacagtttggtGACCACAAAAGTTGTCAGAGAGCCTATTTTGCGAGAGTGGATCTACTGAAACAGTACCATGGACATAGCCTCTGAGAAAGTCAATAGCTCTGGGCAGCTAAGGGGCCCTGGGGTATGTTTTGGACCTGTAACCGGGGGGCAGAAGACAAGAGTCATGTTGTGACAATAAATGATTATGAAATGTAGAGAAGGAGATAAAAACTAATGAGAGAGATTTGAGCCCCTGCTCAATGCATCTATTGGCGATGGCCATTTACTTAACATGAATTCATTCTTTCATTTGTTTCATTCTGCCTATATAACACCATATATAATCTCAGC encodes:
- the ACOT12 gene encoding acetyl-coenzyme A thioesterase isoform X2; translated protein: MAAAQVHMCQTIFPAHTNYRGELSAGQLLKWIDTTACLAAEKHAGMPCVTASVDDIQFEETARVGQIISINAKVNRAFTTSMEVGVKVTLQDPLTTFQKLICVAFSTYVAKPVHNGKVDLKPVEFVTAQDSLEHTLAAERRKIRLDHERVCKNLVEECGMNSEQVCNQGEGAISTDLTHVQSTELVLPPHANHQGNTFGGQIMAWMETVAVISASRLCRLHPTLKSVDMFKFRGPSTVGDRLVFNAIVNNTFQKSIEVGVRVEAFNCEEWAKGQARHINSAFLIFNAVNEHGELITFPRVKSITKDGLRRYHGAIARKKIRLARKYILLKQENNCTLDFWDRGNQADKIESNVTALTVLAAKPGWEMISTSLDYIKMFTLEETDALSVKVEMQVRISSELAFSLLSDFRHHVHWVKHYSTCKVIQNVTEEDKIYHITSISINGNKPDDFLILVSQRKPCKTGDPYIIAVRSVALTSVPSSENYCRREIQCAGFLIYPDGNSSFVSYCIQGTPGVMPYVAATLDGSSKSIEDTASGCIHFLELQSSTMDCI
- the ACOT12 gene encoding acetyl-coenzyme A thioesterase isoform X3, with amino-acid sequence MPCVTASVDDIQFEETARVGQIISINAKVNRAFTTSMEVGVKVTLQDPLTTFQKLICVAFSTYVAKPVHNGKVDLKPVEFVTAQDSLEHTLAAERRKIRLDHERVCKNLVEECGMNSEQVCNQGEGAISTDLTHVQSTELVLPPHANHQGNTFGGQIMAWMETVAVISASRLCRLHPTLKSVDMFKFRGPSTVGDRLVFNAIVNNTFQKSIEVGVRVEAFNCEEWAKGQARHINSAFLIFNAVNEHGELITFPRVKSITKDGLRRYHGAIARKKIRLARKYILLKQENNCTLDFWDRGNQADKIESNVTALTVLAAKPGWEMISTSLDYLYPLCSSLKLNGHSNPNPSPRKAKWIGVDHHIRNPASSHWPAKKIKMFTLEETDALSVKVEMQVRISSELAFSLLSDFRHHVHWVKHYSTCKVIQNVTEEDKIYHITSISINGNKPDDFLILVSQRKPCKTGDPYIIAVRSVALTSVPSSENYCRREIQCAGFLIYPDGNSSFVSYCIQGTPGVMPYVAATLDGSSKSIEDTASGCIHFLELQSSTMDCI